The Marivivens sp. LCG002 genome contains a region encoding:
- a CDS encoding ABC transporter permease subunit (The N-terminal region of this protein, as described by TIGR01726, is a three transmembrane segment that identifies a subfamily of ABC transporter permease subunits, which specificities that include histidine, arginine, glutamine, glutamate, L-cystine (sic), the opines (in Agrobacterium) octopine and nopaline, etc.), with protein sequence MTTLTEQPEKGFRLSQLIYDTRYRSLTIQVVATILLVSIIYWLIANTIANLAALGKEFDFGFLSSRAGYDINQTLIEYDNSMSHGRAALVGIANTLLVAFLGCIMATIIGVIVGVLRLSKNWVVARLMAVYVEGFRNVPLLLWIILIFALMTESTPQPRDFREGGSASMILWDSVAITNRGIFVPSPVFHSGATLFGIITLLGIVAAYVYRKKSLQKQLLTGEPPVSLWIVMASLVAGLAAVFVLQGFLLPGEQSFNPAITLNSPELGGFNFTGGLQLRNSLIALWFALSLYTGAFIAEIVRAGILSVSKGQTEAAFALGLRPNRTMNLVILPQALRVIIPPLISQFLNLTKNSSLAIAVGYMDVRATLGGITINQTGRELEGMLLLGSFYLLISLLISSGMNFYNNSVKLKER encoded by the coding sequence ATGACGACCCTCACGGAGCAGCCGGAAAAAGGCTTCCGGCTCAGTCAGCTTATCTATGATACACGTTATCGGTCGCTCACCATTCAGGTGGTCGCGACCATTTTGCTCGTGAGCATCATCTATTGGCTGATTGCAAATACGATTGCGAACCTTGCCGCACTCGGTAAGGAATTCGACTTTGGTTTCCTGTCGAGCCGCGCAGGCTATGACATCAACCAGACCCTGATCGAATATGATAATTCGATGTCCCACGGACGCGCAGCGCTTGTCGGGATCGCAAACACCCTTCTGGTGGCATTCCTTGGCTGCATCATGGCCACGATCATCGGCGTGATTGTCGGTGTGCTCCGCCTCTCCAAGAACTGGGTGGTGGCACGGCTTATGGCGGTTTACGTAGAGGGATTCAGAAACGTTCCTTTGCTCCTCTGGATCATCCTGATCTTTGCCCTGATGACGGAATCCACGCCGCAGCCGCGTGATTTCAGAGAAGGCGGATCTGCATCCATGATCCTTTGGGACTCTGTTGCGATCACCAACCGCGGCATTTTCGTGCCGAGCCCTGTGTTCCATTCAGGGGCCACACTCTTTGGTATTATAACCCTTTTGGGCATTGTTGCGGCTTATGTTTATCGCAAGAAGTCGCTCCAAAAGCAGCTCTTGACGGGGGAACCCCCTGTTTCGCTGTGGATCGTTATGGCTTCTTTGGTCGCTGGACTTGCCGCAGTTTTCGTCCTTCAGGGCTTCTTGTTGCCGGGCGAACAGTCTTTCAATCCCGCGATTACGCTCAACTCTCCCGAGCTTGGCGGATTCAACTTCACCGGCGGGTTACAGCTTCGGAATTCACTCATCGCACTCTGGTTTGCGCTTTCGCTGTATACCGGCGCATTCATCGCAGAGATTGTTCGCGCAGGTATCCTTTCGGTCTCCAAAGGCCAAACCGAAGCGGCCTTTGCGCTTGGCTTGCGCCCGAACCGAACGATGAACCTCGTGATCCTGCCGCAGGCGCTTCGCGTGATTATTCCGCCGCTGATTTCCCAATTCCTGAACCTGACCAAGAACTCCTCGCTCGCCATTGCGGTGGGTTACATGGACGTTCGTGCAACGCTTGGCGGGATCACGATCAACCAGACGGGCCGCGAGCTGGAGGGGATGCTCCTTTTGGGATCGTTCTATCTTCTGATCAGCCTGCTGATTTCGTCGGGCATGAACTTCTACAACAACAGCGTTAAGCTGAAGGAGCGGTAA
- a CDS encoding ABC transporter permease subunit (The N-terminal region of this protein, as described by TIGR01726, is a three transmembrane segment that identifies a subfamily of ABC transporter permease subunits, which specificities that include histidine, arginine, glutamine, glutamate, L-cystine (sic), the opines (in Agrobacterium) octopine and nopaline, etc.): MSETHAQSVLYVRDTMLPQQEPPITQKGAVKWVRENLFSSWLNAILTILSIYVVYTLVSHLYPWFANSVWTAGSLGECREVLAVEGASTGACFAVISDRWLQLMFGFYPSAFYWRPILTFVLLVPALAPILYSERVPTKMLWFSGLYPFLATWLLWGGSFWVPLLVIAGFVVGALLFIAGSRINLIVATVAAILGAIFWWLVAAPSINASLHHMVGQARAESILQEATALRAELAPELAALETRKKELEPLIAAANAEKAALLEAATAEGSQDQNAKAAFLAKVDELQVLRRQDLAFAAQIVNIQQEMSDARALLSSIPTLPTLEEQLPTLRATYKELEAALPSALRGLRTPNQAPDGTSAEDLNALNAAISAKSNLDSAELAIASIYGQIGIVGLEPVNSRDFGGFMLALVIGLAGISLSMGLGIMLALGRQSNLFIIHTISVAFIEIIRGVPLIVWLFTASLLLNYFLPPGTEFDLMLRVVIMVTFFSSAYIAEVVRGGLAALPKGQYEAADALGLDYWKSMRLIVLPQALKISIPGIVNTFIGLFKDTTLVMFIGLLDPIGLSNSIRATSDWNGIYWELFVFIGLLFFVFCFSMGRYSLYLEKKLQRDHR; encoded by the coding sequence ATGAGCGAGACACACGCCCAATCCGTCCTCTACGTGCGGGACACAATGCTCCCCCAGCAAGAGCCGCCCATCACCCAAAAAGGCGCGGTGAAATGGGTGCGCGAGAACCTGTTCAGCTCTTGGCTGAACGCGATCCTGACGATTTTGTCGATCTATGTGGTCTACACGCTCGTTTCCCACCTTTATCCATGGTTCGCCAATTCGGTCTGGACCGCAGGGTCACTCGGGGAATGCCGCGAGGTTCTGGCCGTTGAAGGAGCTTCGACAGGTGCATGTTTTGCGGTCATCTCTGACCGCTGGCTCCAGTTGATGTTCGGCTTTTATCCTTCGGCCTTCTACTGGCGTCCGATCCTGACCTTCGTGCTCTTGGTGCCTGCGCTCGCTCCTATCCTTTATTCCGAGCGCGTTCCGACCAAGATGCTCTGGTTCTCGGGACTTTACCCCTTTCTTGCGACCTGGCTTCTGTGGGGGGGCTCGTTCTGGGTGCCTCTGCTGGTCATCGCAGGGTTCGTGGTAGGGGCGCTCCTTTTCATCGCGGGATCGCGGATCAATTTGATCGTCGCAACGGTTGCGGCAATCCTTGGCGCGATCTTCTGGTGGCTCGTCGCTGCTCCGTCGATCAATGCATCGCTCCACCACATGGTCGGACAGGCGCGTGCAGAAAGCATCCTGCAAGAGGCTACGGCGCTTCGGGCCGAACTCGCACCTGAGCTGGCGGCGCTTGAAACGCGCAAGAAAGAGCTCGAGCCTTTGATTGCGGCCGCAAATGCTGAAAAAGCAGCTTTGCTCGAAGCCGCAACTGCCGAGGGTTCACAAGACCAAAACGCCAAAGCGGCCTTCCTTGCCAAAGTGGACGAGCTTCAGGTGCTGCGTCGCCAAGACCTCGCATTTGCGGCGCAAATCGTGAATATCCAGCAAGAGATGTCCGACGCCCGCGCTCTTCTGTCGTCCATTCCGACGCTCCCGACGCTGGAAGAACAGCTTCCAACGTTGCGTGCGACCTACAAGGAATTGGAGGCTGCGCTGCCTTCTGCTCTTCGCGGCTTGCGCACCCCGAACCAAGCGCCTGACGGCACTTCGGCCGAGGATCTGAACGCCTTGAACGCTGCAATCTCTGCAAAATCGAACCTCGACTCTGCAGAGCTTGCGATCGCCTCTATCTATGGCCAGATCGGGATCGTCGGGCTTGAGCCTGTCAACAGTCGTGACTTTGGCGGCTTCATGCTTGCTTTGGTGATCGGCCTTGCGGGGATTTCGCTCTCCATGGGGCTCGGGATTATGTTGGCCCTCGGCCGTCAATCGAACCTGTTCATCATCCACACGATTTCTGTTGCGTTCATCGAGATCATTCGTGGTGTTCCTTTGATCGTGTGGCTGTTCACGGCCTCTTTGTTGCTCAACTACTTCCTCCCGCCGGGCACCGAGTTCGACCTCATGCTTCGGGTGGTGATTATGGTGACGTTCTTCTCGTCCGCCTATATCGCCGAAGTGGTGCGCGGTGGTCTCGCTGCGCTTCCCAAGGGGCAATATGAAGCAGCCGATGCGCTGGGTCTCGATTATTGGAAGTCTATGCGTCTTATCGTGTTGCCGCAGGCTCTCAAGATCTCGATCCCCGGTATCGTGAACACCTTTATCGGCCTTTTCAAAGACACCACGCTCGTGATGTTTATCGGGCTTCTCGATCCGATCGGCCTGTCGAACTCTATCCGCGCCACCTCCGACTGGAACGGCATCTATTGGGAATTGTTCGTCTTTATCGGCCTTCTCTTCTTTGTCTTCTGCTTCAGCATGGGACGCTATTCACTTTACCTGGAGAAAAAACTCCAGCGTGATCACCGCTAA
- a CDS encoding amino acid ABC transporter ATP-binding protein: MSELSIEREIDRSGMTVSDEVAIQINGMNKWYGQFHVLRDINLTVNRGERIVICGPSGSGKSTLIRCINRLEEHQSGQIIVDGTELSSDLKNIDKIRSEVGMCFQHFNLFPHLTILENCTLAPIWVRKVPRKEAEETAMHFLEKVKIPDQAHKYPGQLSGGQQQRVAIARSLCMKPRIMLFDEPTSALDPEMIKEVLDTMIELAEEGMTMLCVTHEMGFAQAVANRVIFMDQGQIVEQNEPKEFFNNPQSERTKLFLSQILGH, translated from the coding sequence ATGTCTGAACTCTCAATCGAACGAGAAATCGACCGCAGCGGCATGACAGTGTCGGATGAAGTCGCAATCCAAATCAACGGCATGAACAAGTGGTACGGTCAGTTCCATGTGCTTCGTGACATCAACCTGACGGTCAATCGCGGTGAGCGTATCGTGATCTGTGGCCCTTCGGGTTCGGGTAAATCGACCCTGATCCGCTGTATCAACCGTCTCGAAGAACACCAGTCCGGTCAGATCATCGTGGATGGGACCGAGCTGTCGTCTGATCTCAAGAACATCGACAAGATCCGTTCCGAAGTCGGGATGTGTTTCCAGCACTTCAACCTTTTCCCGCACCTGACGATCCTCGAGAACTGCACCCTTGCGCCGATCTGGGTTCGCAAGGTGCCGCGCAAAGAGGCCGAAGAAACAGCGATGCACTTCCTTGAAAAGGTGAAGATCCCCGATCAGGCCCACAAATATCCGGGCCAGCTTTCGGGCGGTCAGCAACAGCGAGTGGCGATTGCGCGCTCGCTCTGTATGAAGCCGCGCATCATGCTCTTTGATGAACCGACGTCGGCTCTTGATCCCGAGATGATCAAGGAAGTTCTCGATACCATGATCGAGCTTGCCGAAGAGGGAATGACCATGCTCTGCGTTACGCATGAGATGGGCTTTGCCCAAGCCGTTGCAAACCGCGTGATTTTTATGGACCAAGGCCAGATTGTGGAACAGAACGAGCCGAAAGAGTTCTTCAACAACCCGCAATCCGAACGCACAAAGCTGTTCCTGAGCCAGATTTTGGGTCACTAA